A section of the Chryseobacterium ginsenosidimutans genome encodes:
- a CDS encoding gliding motility lipoprotein GldH, which produces MRKILGLLTLILFFSCNSSSEGEVIMNSVDNKWNKKSEQKFNLEISDPQNPKNIIFVVRNNNNYPYSNIRFIVNFTNLQNKKKETDTLNYVLAKPNGEWLGAGFGDTKETLFQYKLNYQFPAKGKYEISMVQAMRNDILPGIEDIGVKIETAKP; this is translated from the coding sequence ATGCGTAAAATTTTAGGATTATTGACTCTTATTCTTTTCTTTAGCTGTAATTCTTCTTCAGAAGGAGAAGTCATCATGAATTCTGTTGATAATAAATGGAATAAGAAAAGTGAACAAAAATTTAATCTTGAAATTTCAGATCCGCAAAATCCTAAAAATATTATATTTGTCGTAAGAAATAACAATAATTATCCTTACAGTAATATTAGGTTCATTGTCAATTTCACCAATCTTCAAAACAAGAAAAAAGAAACCGATACGTTGAATTATGTATTGGCAAAACCAAACGGAGAGTGGCTTGGTGCAGGATTTGGTGACACGAAGGAGACTTTATTTCAGTATAAACTGAATTACCAGTTTCCGGCAAAAGGAAAATATGAAATCAGCATGGTTCAGGCCATGAGGAACGACATCCTTCCGGGAATTGAAGACATTGGAGTAAAAATAGAAACGGCTAAACCGTAA
- a CDS encoding G-D-S-L family lipolytic protein encodes MKKIIISTFAISALLFTTSCEDDFDTDVQDVVVTSGEANFKNYVSIGNSLTSGYRDNALYIDGQNESYPNIIAGQMKLAGGGNFVQPLMADNNGGLVLAGTVIQATKLYIKSFTNGSPDITNVAGTPTTSVLTKITGPLNNFGVPGAKSFHLVAPNYGNPSGILLGTANPYYARFSSSNTSSVVDDAVAKSPTFFSYWIGNNDVLSYATNGGTNSTTVGGVTTYTPATVQTSVDATTYKPNDISSPALVAGAIKAGLDKLKAGGATKGVIANIPYVTSIPFFTTVPYNPLTPAALGANLTTLNTNLYGPLKQALTAFGAGDRINLLSSTSSNPVLIKDVSLPNLSAQLTAALTPSLGLPTATAFGQIYGQARQTTVDDYILLTSRSVIGTTVTGAPSPVNVYGISYPLENQHVLSKTEAAAVKTAVDAYNTAIRGLADSYGLAFVDANNKMVDLNSQSGISWDGVKYTAKFVTGGTFSLDGVHLTGRGYAIVANEFIKSINKKYRSTLPQVDPNNYSGIRFP; translated from the coding sequence ATGAAAAAAATTATAATTTCTACATTCGCTATTTCTGCGCTTCTTTTTACAACGAGCTGCGAGGATGATTTCGATACAGATGTACAGGATGTCGTTGTGACTTCAGGAGAAGCAAATTTCAAAAATTATGTTTCTATAGGGAATTCACTGACCTCAGGGTATAGAGATAATGCTTTATATATTGATGGGCAGAATGAATCTTATCCTAATATTATTGCAGGACAGATGAAACTTGCAGGTGGAGGAAACTTCGTGCAACCATTAATGGCTGATAATAATGGTGGTTTAGTATTAGCAGGAACCGTGATTCAGGCTACTAAGCTTTATATTAAATCATTTACAAATGGTTCTCCGGACATTACAAATGTTGCAGGAACACCTACAACAAGTGTTTTGACTAAAATCACGGGTCCTCTAAACAATTTTGGAGTTCCGGGTGCAAAATCATTTCATTTAGTAGCTCCAAACTATGGAAATCCTTCAGGAATTTTATTGGGAACAGCGAATCCTTATTATGCAAGGTTTTCTTCAAGCAATACTTCGTCTGTTGTAGATGATGCAGTAGCAAAAAGCCCTACATTCTTTTCTTACTGGATCGGAAATAATGATGTTTTAAGCTATGCAACTAATGGAGGTACAAACTCAACTACTGTTGGTGGAGTTACAACTTACACTCCCGCAACAGTACAAACCAGCGTAGATGCTACTACTTATAAGCCTAATGATATTTCCAGCCCAGCTCTTGTTGCGGGTGCGATAAAGGCAGGTTTAGACAAATTAAAAGCTGGAGGTGCTACAAAAGGAGTTATTGCAAATATCCCTTATGTTACATCTATTCCGTTTTTTACAACAGTGCCTTATAATCCTTTGACTCCTGCTGCTTTAGGCGCGAATCTAACGACTTTGAATACGAATTTGTATGGGCCATTAAAACAAGCTTTAACAGCCTTCGGAGCTGGAGACAGAATTAATTTACTTTCTTCTACATCTTCAAATCCTGTTTTAATAAAGGATGTTTCTTTACCTAATTTATCTGCACAGCTTACGGCTGCTCTTACTCCTTCATTGGGTCTTCCTACGGCAACTGCTTTTGGGCAGATTTACGGTCAGGCTAGACAAACAACAGTAGATGATTATATTCTTCTTACTTCAAGATCTGTAATTGGAACTACTGTGACGGGAGCTCCTTCGCCGGTTAATGTGTATGGAATTTCTTACCCATTGGAAAATCAGCATGTTTTATCTAAAACAGAAGCAGCTGCGGTAAAAACGGCAGTAGATGCTTATAATACAGCAATCAGAGGATTGGCAGATTCTTACGGATTGGCATTCGTAGATGCAAACAATAAAATGGTTGATCTAAATTCTCAATCAGGAATTTCTTGGGACGGAGTGAAATATACTGCAAAGTTTGTTACGGGGGGTACTTTCTCACTAGACGGAGTTCACCTTACAGGTAGAGGATATGCTATCGTTGCCAATGAATTTATTAAATCAATTAATAAGAAGTATAGATCTACAC
- a CDS encoding transglycosylase domain-containing protein, which translates to MEENKKNTGNKGKTFPLPPKKKNTAWKRWVKFIWIGFIAVVLGISGLFFAVSQGFLGEMPDVKELENPDIYVASQIISSDGVVLGKFEKEKTQPIIYKDLPPYLIYALQAKEDERFKEHSGIDLQSVARAVVFGGGRGGGSTITQQLAKLLFTGKRADNKVKAVFQKLKEWVVAVSLEKRYTKEEIVTLYFNKFDFLYNANGIEMASKIYFNKKTSELTLPEAAMFVAMLENPVKNNPMRNPERAKTRRDVVLDQMLKTGYIDQATFDKATGTPVTLDYHPIKSINDDYSAYYKFYLKKEIDQYLTEYEKENGKKLNLYKDGLKIYVTLDSKMQKYAEESIREHLTDLQKRFDAEQRGRKNRPFYYLNDAQINGVMLQAMKRTGRYKQLKAAGVSEDSIMLEFKKPIKTSRFTWAGEEEVEMSPWDSIRWHKQIAQAGLMSVAPGSGEIKAWVGGIDWQHFQYDHIKQGKRQVGSTFKPFVYATAIMKLGMTPCSVVSNASFNKGTYHVPGRGGMLTLKDALAHSQNPVALRLAEMTGTQSVIQTARDLGVTEDISTSLPMALGSSDITIYEMVGAYSTFANYGNYNKPEMIWRIEDANGRVIKEVNVNPKEVMNPLYAYTMIELMKGVAQFGTASGELGRKGISKDIEIAGKTGTTQNNSDGWFMGIVPKLATGAWVGWEDRATHFLGTGEGQGAKMALPIWAIFMKKVWADKNLGISPDDKFVKPSEWKDGCSNLKGLGAGYGDDDGLQTIDEIKNPKPAEPSGPKSPGKKEENANENLNTGDDIDFNNK; encoded by the coding sequence ATGGAAGAAAACAAAAAAAACACAGGAAATAAAGGGAAGACCTTCCCTCTTCCTCCCAAAAAGAAAAATACCGCTTGGAAAAGATGGGTTAAATTTATCTGGATCGGATTCATTGCTGTAGTTTTAGGAATTTCAGGACTTTTCTTTGCCGTTTCTCAAGGTTTTCTTGGAGAAATGCCCGATGTAAAAGAGCTGGAAAATCCCGACATTTATGTTGCCTCTCAAATTATTTCTTCAGACGGTGTTGTGTTGGGTAAATTTGAGAAAGAGAAAACACAGCCTATTATTTATAAAGATCTTCCTCCTTATTTAATATATGCTTTACAGGCTAAAGAGGATGAACGTTTCAAAGAACACTCAGGAATTGATCTGCAGTCTGTTGCCAGAGCCGTAGTTTTCGGCGGCGGAAGAGGCGGTGGTTCTACAATTACCCAACAGTTGGCAAAATTACTTTTTACAGGGAAAAGAGCCGATAATAAAGTGAAAGCAGTTTTCCAAAAGCTGAAAGAATGGGTGGTTGCAGTAAGCCTTGAGAAAAGATATACAAAAGAAGAGATCGTTACTTTATATTTCAACAAGTTTGACTTTTTGTATAACGCGAACGGGATTGAAATGGCTTCGAAGATTTATTTCAACAAAAAAACTTCCGAACTTACATTACCGGAGGCTGCAATGTTTGTTGCTATGCTTGAAAACCCTGTCAAAAACAATCCGATGAGAAATCCTGAAAGAGCAAAAACCAGAAGGGATGTCGTATTGGATCAAATGTTAAAAACAGGCTACATCGATCAGGCAACTTTTGATAAAGCAACTGGTACTCCGGTTACTTTAGATTATCATCCTATCAAAAGTATTAATGATGATTATTCAGCTTATTATAAGTTTTATCTAAAAAAGGAAATTGATCAGTATCTTACAGAATATGAGAAAGAAAACGGTAAGAAATTAAACCTTTACAAAGACGGTTTAAAAATATATGTAACCCTTGATTCTAAAATGCAAAAATATGCAGAAGAATCAATCAGAGAACATTTAACAGATCTGCAAAAAAGATTTGATGCGGAACAGAGAGGAAGAAAAAACAGGCCTTTCTATTATTTAAATGATGCACAAATCAATGGGGTAATGCTTCAGGCAATGAAGAGAACCGGACGTTATAAACAACTAAAAGCAGCAGGAGTTTCTGAAGATTCTATTATGCTTGAATTCAAAAAACCAATTAAAACATCTCGTTTTACCTGGGCTGGAGAAGAAGAAGTTGAAATGTCACCTTGGGATTCTATCAGATGGCATAAACAAATAGCGCAAGCCGGATTAATGTCAGTTGCTCCAGGATCAGGAGAGATCAAAGCCTGGGTAGGAGGTATCGATTGGCAGCATTTCCAATATGACCATATTAAACAAGGTAAGAGACAGGTTGGTTCAACATTTAAGCCTTTCGTATACGCAACTGCTATTATGAAACTGGGTATGACTCCTTGTTCCGTAGTTTCAAATGCAAGTTTCAATAAAGGGACTTATCATGTTCCAGGAAGAGGCGGAATGCTTACCTTGAAAGATGCCTTAGCACATTCACAAAACCCGGTAGCATTACGTCTTGCAGAAATGACAGGAACACAAAGTGTAATACAGACAGCAAGAGATCTTGGTGTAACAGAAGATATTTCTACAAGCTTACCGATGGCTTTAGGTTCTTCAGACATTACAATCTACGAAATGGTGGGCGCTTACAGTACTTTTGCCAACTATGGTAACTACAACAAACCTGAAATGATCTGGAGAATTGAAGATGCCAACGGAAGAGTAATAAAAGAAGTAAATGTGAATCCAAAAGAAGTAATGAACCCATTGTATGCTTACACCATGATCGAGTTAATGAAAGGTGTTGCGCAATTCGGTACAGCTTCAGGAGAATTAGGAAGAAAAGGAATTTCAAAAGATATAGAAATTGCCGGAAAAACAGGTACAACTCAGAATAACTCTGATGGTTGGTTTATGGGTATCGTTCCTAAACTGGCAACCGGAGCTTGGGTTGGATGGGAAGACAGAGCAACTCACTTCTTAGGAACAGGTGAAGGTCAGGGGGCAAAAATGGCGCTGCCAATCTGGGCTATCTTTATGAAAAAAGTCTGGGCTGATAAAAATTTGGGAATTTCACCTGATGATAAGTTTGTAAAACCTTCCGAATGGAAAGACGGATGTTCCAACCTTAAAGGATTAGGCGCTGGCTATGGAGACGATGATGGTTTGCAGACAATCGACGAAATTAAAAACCCTAAACCGGCAGAACCGAGCGGACCAAAAAGTCCAGGTAAAAAAGAAGAGAATGCGAATGAAAATCTGAACACAGGTGACGATATAGATTTCAATAATAAATAA
- a CDS encoding protein adenylyltransferase SelO gives MNIENIKQPFIKIFPGDFSGNPMQRNTPKVLFSTIEPAGFDHPKMIAFNEKLSEEIGLGKFEEKDLGFLVGNNLPENVKTYSTAYAGHQFGNWAGQLGDGRAILAGEITNNSGKKTEIQWKGSGATPYSRHADGRAVLRSSVREYLMSEAMFHLGIPTTRALSLAFTGEDVVRDMMYNGNPQDEKGAVVIRTAESFLRFGHFELMSAQQEYKTLQELADFTIENYFKEITSEGVQKYKDFFENVCRRTADLMVEWYRVGFVHGVMNTDNMSVLGLTIDYGPYSMMDEYNLNFTPNTTDLPGRRYAFGKQGQISQWNLWQLANALQPLIKDEKFLEEILNDYGSYFWESHDKMLCKKFGFDQLLPSDEKFFTNWQSLMQDLQLDYTLFFNQLEKRDDKTDLKAQFENVSYTFLNEKDISILEDFIKSYHSRLEKNTISKEESLEVMKKANPKFILRNYLLYQCIEEINIGKTEMLDKLTKALENPYEEIYPEFSAKRPSNYDDISGCSMLSCSS, from the coding sequence ATGAATATTGAAAACATCAAACAACCCTTTATAAAAATATTTCCGGGAGATTTTTCCGGGAACCCAATGCAGAGAAATACTCCAAAAGTTTTATTCTCTACCATTGAACCCGCTGGTTTTGATCACCCGAAGATGATTGCGTTTAATGAAAAACTTTCAGAAGAAATCGGGCTTGGAAAATTTGAAGAAAAAGATCTAGGATTTTTAGTCGGAAACAATCTTCCCGAAAATGTAAAGACATATTCCACCGCATACGCCGGACATCAGTTTGGAAACTGGGCCGGGCAATTGGGAGACGGAAGAGCAATTCTTGCAGGAGAAATCACCAATAATTCAGGTAAAAAAACAGAAATCCAATGGAAAGGATCAGGAGCAACACCCTACTCAAGACACGCCGACGGAAGAGCTGTTTTACGATCCTCCGTTCGTGAATATCTGATGAGTGAAGCCATGTTTCATTTGGGAATCCCTACAACAAGGGCTTTAAGCTTAGCTTTTACAGGAGAAGATGTAGTAAGAGACATGATGTACAACGGAAATCCTCAAGATGAAAAAGGAGCCGTCGTAATCAGAACTGCTGAAAGCTTTCTTCGTTTTGGGCATTTTGAATTAATGTCTGCCCAGCAAGAATATAAAACTTTACAGGAGCTTGCCGATTTCACTATCGAAAATTATTTTAAAGAAATAACTTCAGAAGGTGTTCAAAAATATAAAGATTTTTTTGAAAATGTCTGCAGAAGAACTGCCGATCTTATGGTCGAATGGTACAGAGTAGGATTTGTTCATGGTGTAATGAATACCGATAATATGTCGGTTCTGGGTTTGACGATTGATTACGGACCTTATTCGATGATGGATGAATACAACTTGAATTTTACTCCAAATACAACCGATCTGCCGGGAAGAAGGTATGCTTTCGGAAAACAGGGTCAAATTTCTCAATGGAATCTTTGGCAGCTCGCAAATGCACTTCAGCCATTAATTAAAGATGAAAAGTTTCTGGAAGAAATTTTGAACGATTATGGAAGTTACTTCTGGGAATCTCATGATAAGATGCTTTGTAAAAAATTTGGGTTTGATCAATTGCTGCCAAGCGACGAAAAGTTTTTTACCAATTGGCAGAGCCTTATGCAGGATCTTCAGCTTGATTATACTTTATTTTTTAATCAACTTGAAAAACGTGATGACAAAACCGATCTTAAAGCTCAATTCGAAAATGTTTCTTATACTTTTTTGAATGAAAAAGACATTTCTATACTTGAGGATTTTATTAAATCTTACCACTCAAGATTGGAGAAAAATACAATTTCAAAAGAAGAATCATTAGAAGTAATGAAAAAAGCAAACCCAAAGTTCATCCTGAGAAATTATTTATTATACCAGTGTATAGAAGAAATTAATATTGGGAAAACTGAAATGCTAGACAAATTAACCAAAGCATT
- a CDS encoding OmpP1/FadL family transporter: MKKILVSTALLAGVLSYAGGFRVSLQGVKQLAMAHTSAHAEDASVAFFNPAGMSFIPSKLSIVAGGFGASNKVTFQNLNTLQSTHTDNPMGTPLYAAITYKPMDKLSVGFSFTTPFGSTVEWPSNWEGKEMVQKLELKSFYFQPMVSYKFNDWLAFGASYIYAKGNVNWDKAITQFGGQLNLDSKASGHGYGFGFYFRPDPKLDVSIAYRSPVDMKAKDGTATFKFPSASIYPLLGLDASKGTDSFSATLPLVEEYTIGLTYKITPKWLISGDFNYHGWSRYSKLTLDFATAPVGNQADPTLSVSPKNFRNSKTVRLGTQYAFSNMIYGRLGAYYDESPYSDDNFIPETPSFNTYVVTGGVGFKLKQFGVDIAGGYAMPQTRNVNNKALGFYGQAKATAFYLGLGLSYNPF; the protein is encoded by the coding sequence ATGAAAAAAATATTAGTATCAACTGCATTATTGGCAGGTGTTCTATCTTATGCGGGAGGCTTCAGGGTTTCTCTGCAAGGGGTAAAGCAATTGGCAATGGCGCATACCAGTGCGCATGCTGAAGATGCAAGTGTGGCATTCTTTAATCCTGCGGGTATGTCATTCATTCCTTCAAAACTTAGTATTGTTGCGGGAGGATTTGGAGCGAGTAACAAAGTTACTTTTCAGAATTTAAACACTTTGCAAAGTACACACACGGATAATCCGATGGGGACACCTCTCTATGCGGCAATTACTTATAAACCGATGGATAAATTATCAGTTGGTTTTAGTTTTACCACTCCTTTTGGAAGTACTGTTGAATGGCCGAGCAATTGGGAAGGAAAAGAAATGGTTCAGAAACTTGAACTGAAAAGTTTCTATTTCCAACCTATGGTTTCATATAAATTTAATGATTGGTTGGCTTTTGGAGCAAGTTATATCTATGCAAAAGGAAATGTAAATTGGGATAAAGCTATTACTCAATTCGGAGGACAGCTTAATCTTGATAGCAAAGCAAGCGGACACGGTTATGGATTTGGATTCTATTTCAGACCAGATCCGAAATTGGATGTAAGTATTGCTTACCGTTCGCCGGTTGATATGAAAGCTAAAGACGGAACAGCTACATTTAAATTCCCTTCAGCTTCTATTTATCCATTGTTAGGTTTAGATGCATCAAAGGGAACAGACAGTTTTTCGGCAACTTTACCTTTGGTAGAAGAATATACAATAGGGTTAACATATAAAATTACTCCGAAATGGTTGATTTCAGGTGACTTCAACTATCACGGATGGTCTAGATACAGCAAGCTGACTTTGGATTTTGCAACTGCTCCTGTTGGAAATCAGGCAGATCCTACGCTTTCTGTTTCTCCTAAAAACTTTAGAAATTCTAAAACTGTAAGATTAGGAACTCAATATGCCTTCTCTAATATGATTTATGGACGTCTTGGTGCATATTATGATGAATCTCCTTATTCTGATGACAACTTTATTCCTGAAACTCCTTCATTCAATACTTATGTTGTAACAGGTGGTGTTGGATTTAAGTTGAAACAATTCGGAGTTGACATTGCGGGAGGTTATGCAATGCCACAGACAAGAAATGTGAATAATAAAGCTCTTGGCTTTTATGGACAGGCTAAGGCTACAGCGTTCTATTTAGGTTTAGGTTTATCTTACAACCCTTTTTAA